A DNA window from Cystobacter ferrugineus contains the following coding sequences:
- a CDS encoding FAD binding domain-containing protein, which yields MNPFQYEQAQELXSGAERVRRTPEATFLAGGTTLLDLMKLGVEKPAVLVDVRKLPLAQVEELPDGGLRLGALARNSDVAFHPLVKERYPMLSQALLAGASAQLRNMATVGGNXLQRTRCSYFRDTSTRCNKREPGTGCSALEGINRGHAVLGVSEACIATHPSDMCVALAALGATVRVKGAKGERSIPFADFHLLPGTTPQRETVLEHGDLVLSVDVPALPAAKQSLYIKVRDRASYAFALASVAAALEVKNGRIEQARLALGGVGTKPWRVPAAEAKLVGQAPSPEVFQAAAAAAVEGAQPREHNGFKVELARRLVVRALTVLGGRS from the coding sequence ATGAATCCCTTTCAATATGAGCAGGCGCAGGAGCTGARCTCCGGCGCGGAGCGGGTGCGCCGTACCCCCGAGGCCACCTTCCTCGCGGGCGGAACGACCCTGCTGGACTTGATGAAGTTGGGCGTGGAGAAGCCCGCCGTCCTCGTGGACGTGCGCAAGCTGCCGCTCGCCCAGGTGGAGGARCTGCCCGATGGAGGCCTGCGGCTGGGCGCGCTCGCRCGCAACAGCGACGTGGCCTTCCATCCGCTCGTCAAGGAGCGCTACCCCATGCTGTCCCAGGCCCTGCTCGCGGGCGCCTCGGCGCAGCTRCGCAACATGGCCACGGTGGGCGGCAACRTCCTGCAGCGCACCCGCTGTTCGTACTTCCGCGACACSTCCACCCGCTGCAACAAGCGCGAGCCCGGCACGGGCTGCTCGGCGCTCGAGGGCATCAACCGCGGCCATGCCGTGCTGGGTGTCAGCGAGGCCTGCATCGCCACCCACCCCTCGGACATGTGCGTGGCGCTCGCGGCCCTGGGCGCCACCGTGCGCGTGAAGGGCGCGAAGGGCGAGCGCTCCATCCCCTTCGCCGACTTCCACCTSCTGCCCGGCACCACGCCCCAGCGCGAGACGGTGCTCGAGCACGGCGACCTGGTGCTCTCGGTGGACGTGCCCGCGCTGCCCGCCGCGAAGCAGTCGCTCTACATCAAGGTGCGTGACCGTGCCTCGTACGCCTTCGCCCTGGCCTCGGTGGCCGCGGCGTTGGAGGTGAAGAACGGCCGCATCGAGCAGGCCCGGCTGGCGCTCGGTGGCGTGGGTACCAAGCCCTGGCGCGTGCCCGCCGCCGAGGCGAAGCTCGTCGGTCAGGCGCCCTCTCCCGAGGTGTTCCAGGCGGCGGCCGCGGCGGCCGTCGAGGGCGCCCAGCCGCGCGAGCACAACGGTTTCAAGGTCGAACTGGCGCGGCGGCTCGTCGTGCGTGCCCTGACGGTGTTGGGAGGTCGCTCATGA